The Cyclopterus lumpus isolate fCycLum1 chromosome 6, fCycLum1.pri, whole genome shotgun sequence genome contains a region encoding:
- the rerglb gene encoding RERG/RAS-like b produces MNDVKLALLGSPGAGKSAVLVRFLTRRFIGEYASNANSLYNKRLSIDGRQLNLEVFDPCSQSSEARCILEEPVDWADGFVVVYNISDRTSFINAQIILRQIREARTDNCKGDSGVPVCLLGNKQDLCHARQVGEDEGRRLARESRCHFQEVSAAEGYQDIAGLFTQLIRHVMEHLKQRADRRRYSGSKSVAKLINNVFGKRRKSV; encoded by the exons ATGAACGACGTCAAGCTGGCCCTGCTGGGGAGCCCGGGGGCCGGGAAGTCAG CTGTCCTCGTGCGGTTCCTGACCAGACGCTTCATCGGTGAATACGCCTCTAACGCTA ATTCCTTGTACAACAAAAGGCTGTCGATCGATGGCAGGCAGCTAAATCTGGAGGTTTTTGACCCCTGCTCTCAG AGCTCCGAGGCCAGGTGCATTCTGGAGGAGCCGGTGGACTGGGCCGACGGCTTCGTGGTGGTTTACAACATCAGCGACCGCACGTCCTTCATCAACGCCCAGATCATCCTGCGGCAGATTCGGGAGGCGCGCACGGACAACTGCAAAGG GGACTCGGGGGTTCCCGTGTGTCTGCTGGGGAACAAGCAGGACCTGTGTCACGCCCGGCAGGTGGGCGAGGACGAGGGCCGCCGCCTGGCCCGGGAGAGCCGCTGTCACTTCCAGGAGGTCTCGGCCGCCGAGGGCTACCAGGACATCGCCGGCCTCTTCACCCAACTCATCCGCCATGTGATGGAGCACCTCAAGCAGCGGGCCGACCGGCGGCGCTACAGCGGCTCCAAGTCGGTGGCCAAGCTCATCAACAACGTGTTCGGCAAGAGGAGGAAGTCCGTGTGA